In the Candidatus Methylacidithermus pantelleriae genome, TGGTTCCAGAAGTGCGAAACGAAAGGTACAGAAAGTCTCCGCAGCACATTGAAAGAGCTATTCTGTCCCAATACGCGCTCTTTATTCTTCAAAGCTTGGCAATAAAATAAGAGTGTTAGAAAAGATTTTTCCGCGCTTGGCTGCTAACGGAAAGACACAGAAGTCAAAGGTGGATAGAAGCATGCGCTATATCTTTTCTACACTTGGCCTCCACCACTGAAGCCCTCGCCAACGTGGCCGATCTTCGTACAGTTGAGGAGCAACGCGCTGCGATTCGGGAGAGTTATAGCCGGATGTGTGCCTTTCGATCTGGCCCTACCTCCAGGTTCTCTCTGGGTGGTCCGTTCTCACTCGCCCCCGCTCGATTCAACGCCACGCGCGGATTTCCCGTATTGGGGCTTTCGGACGAAATTGTGGCAGGATTATCTCCCGCAGCAAGCTTCTAACCCGCCTTCGCTCTTTGCTCCAACGTGCACCGGAGCCGCCAAGCCTGCCGGAGGTTCTAGACTGTCCGTCACTCTTTGATACCTTTCGCTCTTTCCCCAGGTTCCATCTGGAACTCCGTGCCATTTCCCTCCCAAGTCCCTTTCTCCCTGCTTTTTGGTTCTTATGGACCTATTTCCGAGTCTTGCCTGATCTTGCCTTCGCCTCCATTGGACAACAGTCGGTCCGTTTGGTGCTCACCCAAACCCCCGCCAAAATGGTCTTCCCCTCCTTGTGCCTCGTCCTTCGCATGCCGACCCTCGCCCGCTATCCCGGAAGCCCCCCCAATCCTTCCCATGGCTTTTTCCTTCCCAGCAAGACTTTCGCCCTCGCTTCTCCAGCACAAAATACGGCTCCCGCATTGCCGGTTTCGATGCTTTGGTAGAGCCTTCCCTAGCCGTTAGCTTACCTTTCTCAGGTTTTTAGCCTTTGTAGTTGCAAGTCAAGGATTTATGGAAAGATATGTAGGATCTATGCGTCAATAGGTTGCGAATCAGTCTTTTTTTCGAAGAAAATCGTAGGTGTTCTCCATTGTAGGCATCTACGTCCGCGAAGGTTCGTACCGATCGCAACGGAAAGGTGGACCGGCAGGTAGGGCGTTCGGGAGTCCTGCGGGGTGCGGAAAAAGGTGAAGAGAAGGAATTGGGCCAATGGGAGCCGGCTCCCGCTCGAAAGCCAAAAGCTTCTTCGCTCAAGCTTGAAAGGGGAGAAGCTTGTCCCCCTGCAGGGCCTACACTTGGGGATGGGTGAGGCATTAGGCGATGGGGCGTTCGGACTACGGGAAGAGGTGTCACGAAGATGGGGTCTAGAGGAAAATGCTTGCAGGGGTGAGATCGGAGCCGAAGCCGCGGTTGATGAAAGCGATCGCCTTTGGGGCCGATTTTATTGCCTCTGCGCAGTGTGCCTTGCGAAAGAAAGTAAGAGGGACGCTTTTGGAGAAACTATGCGGGTTGCAGGAAAAAGGATTTCGAGCAAAAGAAGCTATACCGGGCGAGAGATGGGTGAAACGGGGTTTGAAGCTAGGCGGAAAAGAAGTTCTATCACAAGCATTTCCCTGCGGGGAACGAATCCTGTGCTTTAGGATCTCTCCTATCTCCCCTGTGAGGCGGGCAGGGCCGGAAGGACTGGTCCGTTATGGAGAGAGCTGGGATAAGCGAGGGGATCGACGGCAAGTTTTTGTTGTGGATTGCGACCCGTGCACAAGGAGTTTCGATTTCTCATAAAGGTTTTGTGGGAGAAATCGCGCGGATTCGAAAACTCTTGTGGGGTTGCTCGTGACATTCCAACGACGCTTGGGGATCCGAGAGACAGCCTCTGGTTTTGAAGGAGGAAGGAAAAAGCCGGTGGAACTTGGAAGCGCTCAAAGCGGAGGGGATTCCCTATGCCGGTTGAGCTAAGAGAGGCCAAGCTCCAAGAGCGATTATCAAAGTCTTCCCAAAAAACCGCGAGCTTTGGCCTCTCGACCGGAGTTAACTGATGGAGGTGAAAGGCAATGGTATTCGACAGGTGATTGCCGGAAAAATGGCCTCGGCCTTGAGCGATCGGGTCCAGCGGGAAAGCCCAGTGGCTTCTGGCAACGAGAGATTGGCCGACACACCCAAAACCCTCCCGCGAAGAGCCCGATCCCTTCACACTGGGGAACCCGGTCGGTTTGGGCGCCTTTTGCCTCCAAGCCCATAAATCCTTTGGAGTATGGGGTCGACCCTGAGGGCCACTTCTTGTACAAACGTAAAGAGAGGCGCGGATCTTAGAAGAGAAAGCAATCGATGGATGGTATCTTGTGCAGCCCCCATCTCTCCTCGCTCATCATAAGCGACTCGCCGAGGGTTGAAGCCGGCTTTCCCCAGCCCAAAAAGCTCCCTCCCTGCAGGTCCGTCCCGTGTATCACTGGGGCCGGCGAGCTGAGCTCGCAATTCTATCCGGGTCTTTTTCCTAGCCTGGTGGCTCAGCGCCGGACCCCAAGCCCAATGGATCTCGAAAACCTTCCCCAAAGAAGTGCCCAAACGCTTGGTCGCCTTTAAGCGATCCACGTAGCGCGGTTCCTGCCCGAAGGCAAATTTTCGAGCGCCGAATCCCTCCGAAATACCCAAAGAAAGGAAACGAGCTGCTCCAAAAACTACGCCCGCTTCGTCTTTTTTCTTACGGGTCCAAACCGATCAACTAGGCAGGACGAAACCAGTCAATCGTTTCGCTACAGTGACGCACCTTCAAATAGTGTGAAAGTTAAGTTAGGGCCTGCCTGCTGGATGACTCTCTCCCGCTTCGCAGGCCTTTTCCATGAGAGCGGTCCAACAGCATCGGCCGATCCGAATGCTTCGAACTAGAATAACAGCTGCCGTCTGGGGTTATTTTCCTCTTCACTGGACGATCCATCCTTTGTAAGACCCGCGCCCGGCGGGGGATCGACCGGAAAGGTTCCAATCTCCTCGAGCCTTTGCTGGGCCTCTTAAAAGCCTTTTCGCTTGGGGTTCGCTGGGGAAGCTCCCTAAAAGGGACTAGGCAGTTTCGATGGAACCGGGAGAATGGGCGGACCTACCTGCCGGTTTTTCATAAGGGAACGGGAGATATTCGACACCGCTGTGTCGCCTCACTGGTTGGGGATACAACGCCATGAGTTGTAAAACTTCGTTGGGCATTTCGTTACTGACACGCAACCCGAGTTCCTTTGCTTTTTGGTAGGTAATAGGATAGTCGTGCGTCCAATATCCCTCGGTGAGCCGATCCGCAATTTCTTTAACCGTGTCTTCCGGATAGTGAGAATGTAGGATCTCTCGCACGAGTTCTTTTACTTGGGAAATCGCTTTGGAAGCTTGATCTGCCAAAATCCAAGTCCGATCTTCTATCTCGGAAGCAGGCTTTCGCTCCAAAACCTTAAGCACGGAGGCCGCTGGCCATTCCCCAAGCTGGGGATCCACAGGACCCAATACGGAATGCTCGCACATGACGATCTGGTCGGCAGCCAAAGCAATCAACGTTCCCCCCGACATCGCGTAGTGTGGAACAAATACTGTGACCGGTGATTTTCGACTTCGAATCGCTCGAGCAATCTGAGCTGCGGCCAATGCAAGACCTCCAGGCGTGTGAAGGACAAGGTCCAGAGGGATGGATGGACCGGTGAGATGGATCGCCCGGATGATCTCCTCAGAATCCTCCAGATCAATGTACCGCATCACAGGAAAACCAAACCAGCTCATCGTCTCTTGCCGGTGAACCAAGAGAATCACACGGCTTTGGCGCTTGGCTTCTAGCGCTGCGATCAACCGCTGCCTGGCGGCTTCCAACAGCTTCTGGCTGATCGCCGGTTGCAAGGCGCCAAAGATAAGAAAAAGCCAAAAAAGATCCCCAACGTTCATAAGGTCCGTCCTTTCCCTCCGTCTGAATCTTCCCCCCGTGGTCCTTAGAGCTTCTAACGTCGGCTATGCCAAGCCCATAAATGGGCCATCTCATCAGGCTGCAAGGGTCTTGTCTTTGGTTTCCCAATGCGGAATACCCAGCAGGCAGTAGCGCCAGCTATAAAGCCCCCTACATGAGCCCACCATGCAATTCCCCCGACCTCCGTAGGACTCGCAAGCGCTAAACTCCCGCTGAACCACTGGGAAAGGGCCCAAAACCCCAGGTAGAAGAAAGCCGGGACTTCAAAGAAGAAGGGAAAAAAGAAAATCGGGACCAGGAGAATAATACGAGCACGTGGGAACCAGACAAAGTACGCCCCCATGACTCCGGCGATCGCTCCCGAGGCCCCGACCGTCGGAAGGGTTGAATCGGGATTGGTCTCCATGTGCACAAGCGCCGCACAGAGTCCACAAAACAAATAAAAAAAAACAAACCGGAGGGAACCGAGCCGCGCTTCCACATTATCCCCAAAGATCCACAGGGTCCACATATTCCCTAGGATATGGATCCACCCCCCATGGAGGAACATGTAGGTAAGAAAAGGCCAATAGGTATCCACCGGAAACCCCACCCACTCTGCCCACCGGGGGTGAGTGAAACGGGCAGGGACAATTCCAAAGAGATAGAAAAACTCTTCTCGCACTTCTTCCGGCAGAGCTAGTTCCAAAAGAAAAACGAGCGCATTGGCCAAAATCAAAAGTCGAGTAGCTAAAGCCCCCGTCGGAGCAGGGGCAGTGTCCGCCACGGGGAACATGGCCAAAGCCTATCACGCACTCCACCCAGCGTACAAGGAAGGATTTGCGAGTATAGGTCCACATGGGTCTTGAGTCATGCGGCGTTGGGCAGGGCGCTCTTTCCCTATGGGTTTATCATTCGTGGTTAAATCGGTAGGGTTTTCCTTTACCCGGTTTGTTACCGCACTCTCGGAATGGCCCCCGCGAAAACCCTTGCTCTCAACTCAATCGTGTCGAAGTGTCAACGCGCGTTTGACCGAAGAAAAAAGGGGACAAGCTCTCAGCTGCGGCCCTTTCCCTTTTGGCTTGCGGCTGGCTGGACGCTTCGTCCGCCC is a window encoding:
- a CDS encoding SDH family Clp fold serine proteinase, yielding MNVGDLFWLFLIFGALQPAISQKLLEAARQRLIAALEAKRQSRVILLVHRQETMSWFGFPVMRYIDLEDSEEIIRAIHLTGPSIPLDLVLHTPGGLALAAAQIARAIRSRKSPVTVFVPHYAMSGGTLIALAADQIVMCEHSVLGPVDPQLGEWPAASVLKVLERKPASEIEDRTWILADQASKAISQVKELVREILHSHYPEDTVKEIADRLTEGYWTHDYPITYQKAKELGLRVSNEMPNEVLQLMALYPQPVRRHSGVEYLPFPYEKPAGRSAHSPGSIETA
- a CDS encoding rhomboid family intramembrane serine protease, yielding MFPVADTAPAPTGALATRLLILANALVFLLELALPEEVREEFFYLFGIVPARFTHPRWAEWVGFPVDTYWPFLTYMFLHGGWIHILGNMWTLWIFGDNVEARLGSLRFVFFYLFCGLCAALVHMETNPDSTLPTVGASGAIAGVMGAYFVWFPRARIILLVPIFFFPFFFEVPAFFYLGFWALSQWFSGSLALASPTEVGGIAWWAHVGGFIAGATACWVFRIGKPKTRPLQPDEMAHLWAWHSRR